Proteins encoded by one window of Nyctibius grandis isolate bNycGra1 chromosome 15, bNycGra1.pri, whole genome shotgun sequence:
- the RBFOX3 gene encoding RNA binding protein fox-1 homolog 3 isoform X4: MAQPYPPAQYPPPPQNGIPAEYAPPPPHPTQDYSGQSTVPEHAMTLYTPAQSHAEQPGTDASTQSIAGTQTQTDEAAQTDSQQLHSSDNTDKQQPKRLHVSNIPFRFRDPDLRQMFGQFGKILDVEIIFNERGSKGFGFVTFETSTDADRAREKLNGTIVEGRKIEVNNATARVMTNKKAANPYTNGWKLNPVVGAVYGPEFYAVTGFPYPATGTAVAYRGAHLRGRGRAVYNTFRAAPPPPPIPTYGAVVYQDGFYGAEIYGGYAAYRYAQPAAAAAAYSDSYGRVYAAADPYHHTIGPAATYSIGTMASLYRGGYSRFTPY, from the exons ATGGCTCAGCCCTACCCCCCGGCCCAGtaccccccgcccccccagaACGGGATCCCCGCAGAGTACGCGCcgccacccccccaccccacgcaGGACTACTCGGGGCAAAGCACAGTGCCGGAGCACGCCATGACCCTCTACacaccagcacagagccacgcCGAGCAGCCGGGCACCGACGCCAGCACACAGTCCATAGCAGGGACGCAGACG CAGACAGACGAGGCGGCACAGACAGACAGCCAGCAGCTACACTCCTCAGACAACACAGACAAGCAGCAGCCCAAGAGGTTACACGTCTCCAACATCCCCTTCCGATTCCGGGACCCCGACCTGCGGCAAATGTTCGGG CAATTCGGGAAGATCCTGGACGTGGAGATCATCTTCAACGAGCGGGGCTCCAAG GGTTTTGGGTTTGTAACTTTTGAAACTAGCACAGATGCCGACCGGGCACGGGAGAAGCTGAATGGCACCATCGTAGAGGGACGGAAGATTGAG GTGAACAACGCCACGGCCCGCGTCATGACCAACAAGAAGGCTGCCAACCCCTACACCAACG GCTGGAAGCTGAACCCGGTGGTGGGAGCAGTCTACGGCCCCGAGTTCTACGCAG TAACGGGGTTCCCGTACCCCGCCACGGGGACGGCCGTGGCCTACCGGGGCGCACACCTACGGGGACGAGGACGCGCCGTCTACAACACCTTCCGggctgcgccgccgccgccgcccatCCCCACCTACGGCGC GGTCGTCTACCAGGACGGGTTCTACGGAGCCGAGATCTAC GGGGGCTATGCCGCCTACAGATACGCCcagcccgcggcggcggcggcagcgtACAGCGACAG TTACGGCAGAGTGTACGCAGCGGCAGACCCCTACCACCACACCATCGGCCCTGCCGCCACCTACAGCATCGGCACCATG GCTAGTCTATACCGAGGAGGGTACAGCCGCTTCACTCCCTACTAG
- the RBFOX3 gene encoding RNA binding protein fox-1 homolog 3 isoform X3 has protein sequence MAQPYPPAQYPPPPQNGIPAEYAPPPPHPTQDYSGQSTVPEHAMTLYTPAQSHAEQPGTDASTQSIAGTQTQTDEAAQTDSQQLHSSDNTDKQQPKRLHVSNIPFRFRDPDLRQMFGQFGKILDVEIIFNERGSKGFGFVTFETSTDADRAREKLNGTIVEGRKIEVNNATARVMTNKKAANPYTNGWKLNPVVGAVYGPEFYAGNARLWHGVTVGIPAMAQSPRSSPPSAVTGFPYPATGTAVAYRGAHLRGRGRAVYNTFRAAPPPPPIPTYGAVVYQDGFYGAEIYVISPPLQGGYAAYRYAQPAAAAAAYSDSYGRVYAAADPYHHTIGPAATYSIGTMASLYRGGYSRFTPY, from the exons ATGGCTCAGCCCTACCCCCCGGCCCAGtaccccccgcccccccagaACGGGATCCCCGCAGAGTACGCGCcgccacccccccaccccacgcaGGACTACTCGGGGCAAAGCACAGTGCCGGAGCACGCCATGACCCTCTACacaccagcacagagccacgcCGAGCAGCCGGGCACCGACGCCAGCACACAGTCCATAGCAGGGACGCAGACG CAGACAGACGAGGCGGCACAGACAGACAGCCAGCAGCTACACTCCTCAGACAACACAGACAAGCAGCAGCCCAAGAGGTTACACGTCTCCAACATCCCCTTCCGATTCCGGGACCCCGACCTGCGGCAAATGTTCGGG CAATTCGGGAAGATCCTGGACGTGGAGATCATCTTCAACGAGCGGGGCTCCAAG GGTTTTGGGTTTGTAACTTTTGAAACTAGCACAGATGCCGACCGGGCACGGGAGAAGCTGAATGGCACCATCGTAGAGGGACGGAAGATTGAG GTGAACAACGCCACGGCCCGCGTCATGACCAACAAGAAGGCTGCCAACCCCTACACCAACG GCTGGAAGCTGAACCCGGTGGTGGGAGCAGTCTACGGCCCCGAGTTCTACGCAGGTAACGCCCG GCTCTGGCACGGGGTGACCGTGGGGATCCCAGCCATGGCACAAAGCCCACGCTCGTCCCCTCCCTCTGCAGTAACGGGGTTCCCGTACCCCGCCACGGGGACGGCCGTGGCCTACCGGGGCGCACACCTACGGGGACGAGGACGCGCCGTCTACAACACCTTCCGggctgcgccgccgccgccgcccatCCCCACCTACGGCGC GGTCGTCTACCAGGACGGGTTCTACGGAGCCGAGATCTACGTAA TCTCTCCTCCGCTGCAGGGGGGCTATGCCGCCTACAGATACGCCcagcccgcggcggcggcggcagcgtACAGCGACAG TTACGGCAGAGTGTACGCAGCGGCAGACCCCTACCACCACACCATCGGCCCTGCCGCCACCTACAGCATCGGCACCATG GCTAGTCTATACCGAGGAGGGTACAGCCGCTTCACTCCCTACTAG
- the RBFOX3 gene encoding RNA binding protein fox-1 homolog 3 isoform X1, which produces MAQPYPPAQYPPPPQNGIPAEYAPPPPHPTQDYSGQSTVPEHAMTLYTPAQSHAEQPGTDASTQSIAGTQTVPQTDEAAQTDSQQLHSSDNTDKQQPKRLHVSNIPFRFRDPDLRQMFGQFGKILDVEIIFNERGSKGFGFVTFETSTDADRAREKLNGTIVEGRKIEVNNATARVMTNKKAANPYTNGWKLNPVVGAVYGPEFYAVTGFPYPATGTAVAYRGAHLRGRGRAVYNTFRAAPPPPPIPTYGAVVYQDGFYGAEIYGGYAAYRYAQPAAAAAAYSDSYGRVYAAADPYHHTIGPAATYSIGTMASLYRGGYSRFTPY; this is translated from the exons ATGGCTCAGCCCTACCCCCCGGCCCAGtaccccccgcccccccagaACGGGATCCCCGCAGAGTACGCGCcgccacccccccaccccacgcaGGACTACTCGGGGCAAAGCACAGTGCCGGAGCACGCCATGACCCTCTACacaccagcacagagccacgcCGAGCAGCCGGGCACCGACGCCAGCACACAGTCCATAGCAGGGACGCAGACGGTACCG CAGACAGACGAGGCGGCACAGACAGACAGCCAGCAGCTACACTCCTCAGACAACACAGACAAGCAGCAGCCCAAGAGGTTACACGTCTCCAACATCCCCTTCCGATTCCGGGACCCCGACCTGCGGCAAATGTTCGGG CAATTCGGGAAGATCCTGGACGTGGAGATCATCTTCAACGAGCGGGGCTCCAAG GGTTTTGGGTTTGTAACTTTTGAAACTAGCACAGATGCCGACCGGGCACGGGAGAAGCTGAATGGCACCATCGTAGAGGGACGGAAGATTGAG GTGAACAACGCCACGGCCCGCGTCATGACCAACAAGAAGGCTGCCAACCCCTACACCAACG GCTGGAAGCTGAACCCGGTGGTGGGAGCAGTCTACGGCCCCGAGTTCTACGCAG TAACGGGGTTCCCGTACCCCGCCACGGGGACGGCCGTGGCCTACCGGGGCGCACACCTACGGGGACGAGGACGCGCCGTCTACAACACCTTCCGggctgcgccgccgccgccgcccatCCCCACCTACGGCGC GGTCGTCTACCAGGACGGGTTCTACGGAGCCGAGATCTAC GGGGGCTATGCCGCCTACAGATACGCCcagcccgcggcggcggcggcagcgtACAGCGACAG TTACGGCAGAGTGTACGCAGCGGCAGACCCCTACCACCACACCATCGGCCCTGCCGCCACCTACAGCATCGGCACCATG GCTAGTCTATACCGAGGAGGGTACAGCCGCTTCACTCCCTACTAG
- the RBFOX3 gene encoding RNA binding protein fox-1 homolog 3 isoform X2 → MAQPYPPAQYPPPPQNGIPAEYAPPPPHPTQDYSGQSTVPEHAMTLYTPAQSHAEQPGTDASTQSIAGTQTVPTDEAAQTDSQQLHSSDNTDKQQPKRLHVSNIPFRFRDPDLRQMFGQFGKILDVEIIFNERGSKGFGFVTFETSTDADRAREKLNGTIVEGRKIEVNNATARVMTNKKAANPYTNGWKLNPVVGAVYGPEFYAVTGFPYPATGTAVAYRGAHLRGRGRAVYNTFRAAPPPPPIPTYGAVVYQDGFYGAEIYGGYAAYRYAQPAAAAAAYSDSYGRVYAAADPYHHTIGPAATYSIGTMASLYRGGYSRFTPY, encoded by the exons ATGGCTCAGCCCTACCCCCCGGCCCAGtaccccccgcccccccagaACGGGATCCCCGCAGAGTACGCGCcgccacccccccaccccacgcaGGACTACTCGGGGCAAAGCACAGTGCCGGAGCACGCCATGACCCTCTACacaccagcacagagccacgcCGAGCAGCCGGGCACCGACGCCAGCACACAGTCCATAGCAGGGACGCAGACGGTACCG ACAGACGAGGCGGCACAGACAGACAGCCAGCAGCTACACTCCTCAGACAACACAGACAAGCAGCAGCCCAAGAGGTTACACGTCTCCAACATCCCCTTCCGATTCCGGGACCCCGACCTGCGGCAAATGTTCGGG CAATTCGGGAAGATCCTGGACGTGGAGATCATCTTCAACGAGCGGGGCTCCAAG GGTTTTGGGTTTGTAACTTTTGAAACTAGCACAGATGCCGACCGGGCACGGGAGAAGCTGAATGGCACCATCGTAGAGGGACGGAAGATTGAG GTGAACAACGCCACGGCCCGCGTCATGACCAACAAGAAGGCTGCCAACCCCTACACCAACG GCTGGAAGCTGAACCCGGTGGTGGGAGCAGTCTACGGCCCCGAGTTCTACGCAG TAACGGGGTTCCCGTACCCCGCCACGGGGACGGCCGTGGCCTACCGGGGCGCACACCTACGGGGACGAGGACGCGCCGTCTACAACACCTTCCGggctgcgccgccgccgccgcccatCCCCACCTACGGCGC GGTCGTCTACCAGGACGGGTTCTACGGAGCCGAGATCTAC GGGGGCTATGCCGCCTACAGATACGCCcagcccgcggcggcggcggcagcgtACAGCGACAG TTACGGCAGAGTGTACGCAGCGGCAGACCCCTACCACCACACCATCGGCCCTGCCGCCACCTACAGCATCGGCACCATG GCTAGTCTATACCGAGGAGGGTACAGCCGCTTCACTCCCTACTAG